ACTGATTTCCCAACGAAATTGCCCATCCTGATCATACGTACCGCGCCGCACAGAAGCATATCTGTTGCATTCGTCACGGCCTTCGTTCTGACGTGCCGTAACCTGAAAGACATCTATGGAACGGATGAAATCAAAAGCAGGATCGGTCACGTCGATATCGGCACCACGCCCGACAGCTTGCGCAAGATGGAGCGTTTCCCGTTCAGGGGGCCGGGAGACTGCTGGATTAGGATTGAAGCCCGCCAACCTGTAGAGCTGCGCGACCGGATCCGGCTTTTCAAGCGCTGCGCGCATTGGACAACGCCAGATCTGCAGCGGTGGTTCGACTGGCCAGGGCGTGATCCGGCGGATAAACTCCGCGCGCGCCCGGGCACATGGGACCGAAGGCGGCCAACCGCCTGCGAGGCACAGGAGGATCGCACAATCGATCTGGTAGCCTTGTGCGGCGGCAGGTTTGGCAGCAAGCGGTGTAAGCCCGATCGCGATGATCGCGGCAGTTGACAGAAGCCGCCTCATGACAGAGCGCCGCTGTGAACTCACGGTGAAGTGCAGTTCTTGATATGTCGTTTTACTCCAACCGGTTCTGTATTTCCATCAGGTTGCTTTCAAAGACCTCAGCGGGCGTCCGGTAGCCAAGGCACTTGCGCGGCGTTGCGTTGAGGCGGTGGCAAATCGACCTCAAATATCGATTTGTCAGCGCCGTCGGTGCGGTTGATCTTGGAAGGTATCGACGCAGCCTGTTGTTCGTATTCTCAACAGTGCCTTTCTGATAGGGCGCTTGCGGGTCACAGAACCAGGCATCCGCTCCGATCCCGGCCTTGAGATATTTCCAGGCCGAGAACTCGGTGCCGCGGTCGAAGGTAATCGACTGGCGCGCATCGGCGGGCAGGGGAGCCAACCCGTTGATCAGAGACTCCATGATCGGTTTGGATTGGCGATCTTCATTACGCATCACGACGGCATAGCGGCTGACGCGCTCCACCAGTGACGTCACGTTTACCTTCCCATGCTCCTTGCGGAACATCATCAAGTCGCACTCCCAATGGCCGAATTCTAAGCGTTTTGAGACACGCTCAGGCCTGTGTGACAGGCTTTGACTGTCAAATATGTGGGTTCTGTTGTGCCTGCGGTAACCACGCGGCCGACGGTGGCGACGATGCTCAGGGAGATGGCGGTAGAACTGTTCCTCGCGACCGTCTTTGGAATAGGCAAAGCGATAGATCGTCTCGTGACTCACGCGGATCGGGTGCCGTTCGAGCCGCATCCTGCCGGCTATCTGTTCGGGCGACCAGCCAGCCTTCAGGCGGTTTTCGATAGCGGCTTTCAAATCAGGGTGGATGATCATCTTGCGATGGATCGCACGGCGCTGCTCATATTTGTCCTGAGCGACGAGCGCGTGATACCCATTTAGCTCAAGCAGTTCGTTGTCCGTGTACCGATTACGCTTAATGTCTCGGTAGATCGTGGACGGGTCGCGACCCAGTCGATCCGCGATCTCTGAAATCGGCATTTTGGCTTCAAGCCACTTTGCAAGCTTGCGACGTTCGTCCAGCTTCAGGTGACAGTAGTGGGTTCCCATTCTTCATACTCCATGCAACTCTCTGTATTCGTACATATTTTGCACTTCGTTTGTGAATCCACCCGCCGCTAACCCGTTGGCGTATAATAAGACTTATGTTAATTGTGTCATAATTGCTGACATATTTTGCGCGTCGTTTCATTGGAACATCTCCTGGTAAGCGTCAAGCACAAGACGGACTTCGGCCTGCGCGGAAGCTGATGCTGCGGCGAGGCAATTCAGATAGGTTTGTGCCTCATCGAAGTAGGTGTTGAACGCGGCTCTGATGTCGTCGCCGTACTCGTTCAGGAGCGCAGGCGAGGCCGCCAGCTCCGGCCGCAACGGCAACACGCAGTCCATCGCCAGCGTCTCGGCGGTTGCTGGGATCGCTAGTGTTCTCCACCTGACAGGAGATTCCCATCGGCAACGTGATGTGCCATATTTGAGGCATGAGACGCCATGACATCTGCCTTTACCTTGGCCCCGCCGACCGTACTGAGCTTCAAGCCCTGATCAGCAACCGCAACACTGCGCGCAAGCTTGTCTGGCGGGCCGAGATCGTCCTGGCCACAGCGGACGGTCATGGCACGTTCGAGATTATGCGACGCGCGGGCACGTCGAAACCCACGGTCTGGCGCTGGCAGCAGCGGTATCTCGATGAGGGCGTGGCCGGTCTCAAGCGTGACAAGACGCGACCCTCGCGGGTGCCGCCTTTGCCCGTGGAAACAAGGCTGAAGGTGATCGCCAAGACGGTGCAGGAAACCCCGCCCAATGCAACGCACTGGAGCCGCGCGCTAATGGCCGAAGCCATGGGCATCTCGCCGTCGAGCGTCGGCCGCATCTGGGCAGAAGCTGGCTTGAAGCCGCATCTCACGAAGGGGTTCAAGGTCTCGAACGACCCAAAGTTCGAGGAGAAGGTCACCGATATCGTCGGGCTCTACCTCGACCCGCCAGACCGTGCCGTGGTGCTCTGCGTCGATGAGAAATCCCAGATCCAGGCGCTGGATCGCACCCAGCCCGGACTGCCGCTCAAGAAGGGCCGTGCCGCGACCGTAACGCACGATTACAAACGCCATGGCACGACCACGCTGTTTGCTGCGCTGGATGTGAAATCAGGCACCGTCATTGGCGATTGCATGCCACGCCATCGTGCGCAGGAGTTCCTGAAATTCCTCCGACAGATCGACAAGGCTGTGCCCACGCGGCGCGATGTGCATCTGGTGCTCGACAACTACGCCACCCACAAGACGCCTGAGGTAAAGGCCTGGCTCGAAAAGCATCCGCGCTTCAAGCTGCACTTCACGCCCACCAGCGCGTCATGGCTGAACCTGGTGGAGCGCTTCTTTGCCGAGATCACATCAAGGCGCATCCGGCGCGGCAGCTATTCCAGCGTCGATGATCTTGAGGCCGCGATCTACGACTATCTGGCCCACCACAACGAGAAGCCAAGGCCCTTCAAATGGACCAAAACCGCAGAGGATATCCTCACCCGGGAACGTCGCGCGCTGGACAAGCTCGATGAAACTCGCGGAAACAGGTAGGAAGTGTCAGACTCAGAGCACTAGGGCGATGAATGTGCTACATGCCAGCAACCGCGACATCTGGTGGTCTCCCGACAATCTGGGGGCGAATCGTGTGTCGGACCTATCACCGAAAAAATATCTTAATCAATCAAAAGATATCTATTGACCATATAAAGGGTTTTCCGCTACGTCGCCGCATATCTTGTGACATGCACTGTTTGAAGCGGTGCAAAAGCAGGTTACT
Above is a window of Sulfitobacter sp. OXR-159 DNA encoding:
- a CDS encoding IS630 family transposase is translated as MRRHDICLYLGPADRTELQALISNRNTARKLVWRAEIVLATADGHGTFEIMRRAGTSKPTVWRWQQRYLDEGVAGLKRDKTRPSRVPPLPVETRLKVIAKTVQETPPNATHWSRALMAEAMGISPSSVGRIWAEAGLKPHLTKGFKVSNDPKFEEKVTDIVGLYLDPPDRAVVLCVDEKSQIQALDRTQPGLPLKKGRAATVTHDYKRHGTTTLFAALDVKSGTVIGDCMPRHRAQEFLKFLRQIDKAVPTRRDVHLVLDNYATHKTPEVKAWLEKHPRFKLHFTPTSASWLNLVERFFAEITSRRIRRGSYSSVDDLEAAIYDYLAHHNEKPRPFKWTKTAEDILTRERRALDKLDETRGNR
- a CDS encoding IS30 family transposase, with the translated sequence MGTHYCHLKLDERRKLAKWLEAKMPISEIADRLGRDPSTIYRDIKRNRYTDNELLELNGYHALVAQDKYEQRRAIHRKMIIHPDLKAAIENRLKAGWSPEQIAGRMRLERHPIRVSHETIYRFAYSKDGREEQFYRHLPEHRRHRRPRGYRRHNRTHIFDSQSLSHRPERVSKRLEFGHWECDLMMFRKEHGKVNVTSLVERVSRYAVVMRNEDRQSKPIMESLINGLAPLPADARQSITFDRGTEFSAWKYLKAGIGADAWFCDPQAPYQKGTVENTNNRLRRYLPRSTAPTALTNRYLRSICHRLNATPRKCLGYRTPAEVFESNLMEIQNRLE